Genomic window (Spirosoma sp. KCTC 42546):
GTACATACGCACAGGACTACGGGCAGGCATGAGTATCGACGACTTTGCCCCTCGTCTGTCGTTCTTCTGGGGGATCGGGATGAATCACTTCATGGAGATTGCCAAACTGCGCGCTGGTCGGTTACTTTGGGCGAAAATTGTGAAGCAATTTGAACCCAAAAATTCAAAATCGCTGGCGTTACGCACACACTGCCAGACCTCGGGCTACAGCCTGACCGAACAAGACCCCTTTAACAATGTAGCCCGGACAACCATCGAAGCACTTGCCGCTGTACTGGGTGGCACCCAGAGTCTTCATACAAACTCGCTGGATGAAGCCATTGCGCTCCCGACCGACTTTTCGGCTCGAATTGCCCGCAACACGCAATTGTATCTTCAACACGAAACCGACATTACCCGCGCTGTTGATCCCTGGGGCGGCTCGTATTACGTTGAGTTTCTGACCAAAGAATTAGTCGATAAAGCATGGGCGTTAATGGAGGAAGTTGAACAGTTAGGGGGCATGACAAAAGCCATTGAAACGGGCCTCCCCAAACTCCGCATTGAAGAAGCTGCCGCTCGCAAGCAGGCACGTATCGACTCGGGAAAAGATGTTATTGTAGGCGTCAATCGGTACAAACCCGAAACCGAAACCAGCATTGACTTACTCGACATTGATAATCAGGCGGTGCGCGAAAGCCAGATCAAACGACTAACAGTGATCAAGGAGACCCGGAATACGAAACAGGTTGAACAAGCGCTGGCCGCTTTAACAGAGGCTGCATTTAGCTCACTGGAACCCCAGCCTACCCCTGCCCCGAGCCCCCTGCTCCCTGCTAAAAACCTCCTCGCCCTGGCTATTGAAGCGGCTCGCCACCGTGCTACCCTCGGCGAAATTTCTGACGCTATGGAAAAAGCTTTTGGCCGACACAAGGCCACAATTCGGGCCGTGTCAGGAATTTACTCTGCCGAAGTATCCGACGATGAGAATTTCCGGCTTGCCCGCGAAATGAGCGATCGCTTTGCTGAACTCGATGGTCGTCGGCCACGAATTCTGGTAGCCAAAATGGGACAGGATGGACACGACCGGGGCGCTAAAGTGATTGCCACCAGCTTTGCCGATTTAGGCTTCGATGTCGATATGGGTCCCCTTTTCCAGACGCCCGCCGAAGTAGCCCGACAAGCTGCCGAAAACGATGTGCATATTGTCGGCGTATCAAGCCTGGCCGCAGGGCACAAAACCCTGGTACCACAACTGATTGAGGAGTTAACGAAAATCGGCCGCGACGATATCATCGTTATTGCGGGAGGAGTTATTCCGGCTCAGGATTACCAGTTTCTGTATGATGCAGGCGTAAAAGGTGTGTTTGGACCAGGCACCGTAATTTCAGTGGCAGCCCAGAAGATTTTACAGGAGTTGATGGCCGACTATTCCTAAAAAGAAACGCGAAATGAATTTATTAACTCCAGACGCCGGACTTTTGATCTGGCAGCTTATTGTGTTGGGTTGCCTTGCGCTGATGCTTGCAGGCATCGTTCGCTGGGCTGTTCATCAATTTAAGAAGTGATTGCTCAGCGATCTTCTTTCTCTATTTAGGGCAATTATTGCATACTGCCACAGCAATTCGTTTAACTTTTGGCATCGTAGCCCGCCCTAAAAAAATTTCATCGCCAGTCAGATTAATTTCAGTAACAAATTCGTAACCACCTTCGGTATATCGAACCTGCATAGCTATTTTTTTATCGGGGGTTGCATAAGGATTGTGGGCAGCAATCAGAATCTGATCCCCATTTACAATAGCTCGGGCAAATGGCAAACTATTTCGTTTAAGGTCGCCCGCGTTGTATTGATGCCAGGTTTGTCCATTATCAAAAGAGCATTCAGTTCGTTGGTTCAGGTAGGTTTCGCGCCCATTAAATAGATCCCGGTGATGATAGAAAAGCCGCCACAGGCCATGTAAATAATGTTCATAACAGGCATAGTTTCGATCATTACCTACGCCTTTCTCCGGATCGCTATCAGGAAGGATAGTCTGGTTAGGTGTTAAATCGACTATATCATCCCAAAACAGCACACCATCGGCCCCGGTAAACCAATAGAATATAGCCGTTCCTTCGGCAACGGCAGGTGGAGCGGCATGGTCGGCTTTGGGGCTATCGCCAGGGTCTCCGCTCTGGGTATTGAACATCCACTGCCAGGCAATGCGTTTTTTAGACGATAGGGCGCTATTTACTTCCTGCTCGCCTAATACCCCGGCCAGCCAATGGGTTTCCTGCTCACCTGTGTGCGAGGCCGCATAATCGAAGGCAGGTGACCGGTTATACACGCCAGGCATTTGAAAGTCTACGTAATCGGAAAATGATTTCCCTACTATGCTGTCGGGCATACCCCGATCCTGAGAAGACAGAATAGATAAGCCTGGATTGGCAGGCGTGTGCTGGGCGGGGGTAGCCCACAGCCAATCGGGTCCGGCCGAATAGTCGGCATAGCGTGTAAAACCAAAATTATTGTGAGGTACTGGTTCAATGGAGCCTATTTCGGTAGTGGCACTGGAAACAGTACGCAGGGAAGCCGCCATAAACACGAATAAATTAACTTGCTCCTGTTGGCTCGTTGTTACAGGAATTCCATCATCTTCTACATCTAAAAAAATACGGCCATAGGTACTTATTTCCCCGGTCGGTGGACAATCGCCAAATGTCCTACAGCCATCACTCAACTGATCCATTGCCGCTCTGAGGCTATTCTTGCTAGTAAGATCCCCTGGAGGCCGAACAAAGTAGGTGTATGGAGCGTAATTTCGATCTTTAGTCCACAGCAGATTGAATTCATTAGTCGGTGGATAATAAAAGTGGTTCCTAACCACAATCATTGCCCGCTGGCTTTGTTTCAGGCGACTTTTCCATCCAAGGGGTTTCTCATTGTAGATTGGAATTCGCTGCTCATCAAAAGTCATTCGGGTGCGTTCGATCGCCGTAAAGCCACGTCGGAACAGTTTTTCCCAATCCTGCTGAACATGTAAATTCCGCCCAGCACCATTGAAGGTTACGGATTTACTAGCAGGCAGATAGAAATCGCCAACGACGTCAATATTCCAATATCCTTTTTGATTGGGCGGAGTTGGGACAAACGTTGCTCTGGGCGTTGGTATAAGCGGACTCAGTCGGACTGACTGCGCTTTAGCTTCACCTGCCCAAATTCTGAGTATACCAATCAGACTGACAATCAGCAGGATATATGAATTTACAAGTACTCTGTATATAGATAGCATGCACCCAATAGTTAACAAACTTCAACAAAAAGTACATACCAATAAGTATGCCACCTTCATTTTGTATGCATGCATCTTTGTACGGGTGCGTTCGATAGCCATTTATTCTCTTTACAGATTTTAAGATATATGCAAAGCAAAAAGCCTGTTTTCTTAAAAAAACAGGCTTTTCTAGAAAAATCTACAAGTTGTGGACTAATACTTATTGATAATCGAATCGGGCAACACTTTCACATCGATGCCAAAGGCTTTAAGTAAGTTTGCCCGGTTATTCTGTCCATCTACATAGGCCGGGTTCACTATCATTGAGCGGTTATAGTAGTAGGATGCCAGTTCAAGTTTCTGCCGGTTGTTCTGTGTCTGTCCCTCACCCTGGTAAATCACGCCGAGGTTGTTATAGGCCGGTGCATAGGCATTGGCAGCACGAATCGTCTGCTTATAATAGTATTTAGCCGAGTCGACGTTGGGCGTAATTTTCTGGAACACATAGGCCATCGAAAAATAAGCTTCACCAAAGCTGGGGTAAATCCGGGTTGATTCCTGTAGGTGATCGAGTGCCCAGCGGCCATGCTTGTTAGCATGCGCGATATTCGTATCGATTAATGTTTGAGCCTTCTTGATCTGTTCCACAGTAGGCTTCGGCTTAAGAGCGTTTGTGGCGTTGGCAATAGAATCGGCCTTGGCGCGATCTTTCAGTCCTTTTTCAATCCACTCATTGGCTACATGACGTTGCACCTGACAGCTATTGGGCGCATAAGGAAGTGCTGAATTGAAAAGGACAAAGTTATTTTCCCAATCACGGTTACGCTCAACAGTTTTGAAGGAATATAACCCAGCCACGACGGCCATCAGACCTAACAACGGCGCATAGCGGACCAGTATCGGTTTGGGCGAACTTTCTGAGTTGCGGACGAGTAGTTTTTGTAAAGCCCAGACGAGTATAAAGCCAAATCCCATAACAGCCGCATAGGAGAAACGTTCGGCAAAAATACCACCCCGGAACCAGATAAAGCCCAGACCAGGTGCCATAGTTACAAAAAACCAGACGATACCAAAGCCCCAAAGGGTACGTTTCATAAATCCTTTCCAGGCCAGCCAAACCAACCCTATGAACGTAAAAAAGCCAGCCCATGTCAGTATATCGCCCTTACCGCCCGATGGGATAACGTTATAGGAATAGTCGTATACCAACGGGTGCGGTAAAATAAGCAAACGCAGGTAGTATTCCAGAAACTTAAACATGGTCGACTTCTGGGTCTTCTCAATGGCGTATGGGTAGTTAGCCCAGTCAATAGGCGGAGTACCACTAAGGGTACCAATCATTTTCTGCTTCTGGTAGAAAAACAGCGCTGTAACAATCAGGAATGGCCATAAACTAATGAGTGATTGCCAGACATTCCGACGGGCAAACCAATATTGCATAGCTGGAATTAAGGCCAGACTCACAATGGATGATTCTTTCGAGAGAAAGGCAAAGTAGAGCGATGCACAGGCAAGACCCAGCCAGCTTCCCGATAGAGCTCCCATAATCAGTACACCTAGTATACCACCCGCTGTACTGCCTAAGGTATTCACCATCAAGCTACTGCCAATAACCCAGCCTCCTACAACAGAAAAGAGTCCCAGTATGCCGCCTAACGGCCAGTCATTGACAGGCCCTTTGAACCAGAACGGAGAATCGGATTCCAGATGCTTCCAGTAGGAAAGCAGCATCAGCGAAATAAACAGGAAACTCAGAATTTCATCGCGGCCTTTAATGTTGGCAACAATCTCCGTGTGAAGTGGATGGGCAATAAAAACTAATCCGATCAAAAATGCGGTGATCGTTTGGTTGGTCAGCCATTTCTGTAATAATACACCGACAATTAAGCCGGTTACTCCATACAGCCCCGCATTAATCATGTGGCTGATGTTAGGATTATCTTTAAAATATTCTTGCTCCATCGCAAAGGTGATGAGCGAAAGCGGACGATAATAGCCTAGCGAAATATTACTAAAGTGCCAAAATTCCGTGCGCAATAAGTCGGGAATACCGGCAAGGCCTTTTTTTACGAATAAGTTCTGCCCAACAGCAGCTATATCGTCCAGCGCATATTGATGCCCAAATGTGTTTATGTATAAAGCAAACCCGAGTAACGCCAAAATAGCAGGTGGCCACCACGCCACAGGCCGTCTCTCAATAGGGAGTTCAGGCGTTTCAGCAGGTTTTGTTACAGTTGGACGCACGGGGGCACGCTGGGCAGTATCAACTGGGCGAGTTGCGCTGGGCCGCACGGTTCCCGGTGTCGTGTTTGGTGTGGGTTTGGAAGCTGCCGAGCGAGGATTCTCGTAGCCAGATGGTTGCTTTTTTTTAGCCATAACAGCAGGTACTCGTCTATTTTAGGTCAGTTAAATTCCCCAGTCAGATTTACGAATTAGCTACGTAGAGAATTACTACATTTATGGATTGATCGTAAAGTTCCGTAAGAATGTCAGCAAAATCAATCCAACTTCATCATCCGTTCAAAACTATTATTTTAGCGGTCAGTCTGGGGCTCCTGCTGAACGGTTGTCTGACGGTTCGTCCAACAGTGTCCGCAACACCTACAGTTACGGCTCCTCTCAATCGTGCCAACAACCTTGCTCTCGGCAATCCGAGTGGAGCATCGGCCAGTAATCCCAACAATTACCTCATCAGTCGCCCGCAATACATACTGTCCTATAGTCGTGTCCGGGGCATTGCAAACTGGGTAAGCTGGCGCCTAAGCCCATCCTGGAAAGGCGATGCCAAACGAACAACTGAGTTCCGGCCAGACCCTTCATTACCAACGGGTTGGTACGCTGCCCGCCCGTCAGATTATACCAATACCGGCTTCGACCGGGGCCACCTTTGTCCATCCGACGACCGCGACATAACGCCCGAGGATAATGCCGCCACCTTCCTCCTATCCAACATCGTGCCACAAGCGCCAAGGCACAATCGGGAAGTCTGGAAAAGTTTAGAAGACTATGAACGACAACTAATGTCGAACGGTAACGATGTCTATATTATTGCCGGAGTAGCTGGTACTGGTGGCATTGGCCAGAATGGTTTTGCAACCACGCTGGCCAATGGGAAACTAACCGTTCCAGCCTCCTTATGGAAGATACTGGTGGTAGTACCTTCCGGTACTGACAATACATTTCAGATCACAGCCAACACCCGAGTGATTGCGGTAAATATTCCTAATAATCAGACGGCTGCCGACAAACCCTGGCGTGCTTACCTAACCAGTATTGATGAACTCGAAAATCTAACCGGCTACGACTTTCTGTCCAATGTACCAGTTGACATCCAGCAGATTATTGAAAGGCAGATTGACGGAGGGAATAGTTAGGTACGGCAAGCAGTTAAACTTAACACAGAGGCACCGAGAACACAGAGTATTATTTATCACTCTATATTCTCGGTGCCTCTGTGTTTATAAAATGGATGCTTATGCAGCCACAACTGACACTTGTGGCATGGCGGGAACCACAGTCTTCAATGGAATTCGCTGCGTACGCTTTCGAAGTAGGGCAATTGCTTCCTGATCATCAGCAAAGGCATTGTTGATATTAACCATATTTCGAGCTAATACATCGTATTTCTTAAACATCAGCAGGAAGAAAACTTGCCCAAAATCTATACCATCGAAAACAACAGCCTGATTTTGAGCATATTTATCTTTAGTTTTCAGAAAAAAGGTTGGGTGTTCGGTCCAGTGCATGGCAGGTCGAACATGATGACTGATATGGTAGCCATCATTCCAGCATTTTTTGTTATACCGCACATTAATGCAGGTAATACTGTTTTTATAGGCATTACCTGGGTCTTCGAAATCCACGAATGAGTGTTGCGTCCAGTTGCCCAGCATAGCAATGAACCGATAGATAAAGAGCGGAAAAATGAACACCAAAAACGTAGCCTTCCAGTTTATGAAGCACAGACCAACACAAACAATGGTGAATATAATCTCACCGGTTAAGGCGCGGGTAGCCAATTTCGGGCGATTTTTCTGGCGAAGGTAATTCAGCAGGTTTCGCACGCCAATTGCAAAAAAACGGCCGAAATAAGCCATAAAACTCCAAAAGCTATCTCGCTGATACGTCATCGTGCTGCTATCATCCTCTTCGAGGTTATTTTCAGGATGGTGCATTCCAATATGGTGACTATAGTATGTTTCAGGTGTATGACCAAAAAACGGAGCCAGTATCCAGGGCAGAAACTTATTCATCCAGTCATACTCCGTTTTGAAAAACTGCCGATGGCTCGTACAGTGCAACATCAGTCCAAAAGGGCCTTTAATGCCTAGATTACTAAAGATAAAATGAAGCGCTGCCACTGCCCACCAAGCCCATCCTGTCAAAAAAGGCATAAATAAGAGTACACTGAGTGGAATGAGCGTCAGACAAATGCGGATGGTGAGATAAATAAAGGGTAAGTCGCGTTCGTCTTTAATAAACTGGAGAAAAAAACGATCCAGTCGATTATAATTGCCTACAGTAAAGGTAGGGTCCTGAATAGTGCTCAATAACTTCATGCAACAGGTACGGTGGTTAAGAGATAGTTAAACAAAAAACGGGTCGTTTCAATTATCGTTCATAGCGAAATTGAAACGACCCGAACCTTTGTGTAATACTAACGAAAAAAAACGGAACTGGATTTAAATATTTCTCGTTAGGAGAAAATTTATTTTTTCTCGACGGCATGCCCACCGAATTCATTTCGTAGCGCTGCCACTACTTTCCCGGTAAACGTATCATCCTGTAAAGAACGATAACGAGTCATCAAGGCCAGCGCCATTACGGGTGTTGGCACACCCAGATCAAGAGCTGTTTCAAGCGTCCATTTCCCTTCGCCAGAAGAAAACATTCGACCTTTGATAGCGTCTAGTTTTGGGTCTTTACTAAAGGCATGTTCAGTTAACTCCATTAGCCAGCCGCGAATGACCGAGCCATGACTCCACATTTTGGCCACAGCTTCAAAATCAAACGGGAACGGACTTTTTTCCAATACTTCAAACCCCTCAGCAATAGACTGCATCATCCCATATTCGATTCCATTATGGACCATTTTGGTAAAGTGTCCGCTACCTGCCGGACCCGTGTATAAATAACCATCTTCCACAGATATAGCCTGAAACACGCCATGGAGTGGCTCAATAACGTCTGGATCGCCACCTACCATAGTGCAGGCTCCGTGTAATGCGCCACTGATGCCGCCACTAGTTCCACAATCCAGGAAGCCAATGCCTTTTTGTTTTAGATAATCATGCCGTCGAATTGAATCCTTATAGTGAGAGTTACCACCATCAATAATAACATCGCCCGGCTGCATAACAACCAGTAGTTGCTCAATAACCGTATCAATCAGCGGTCCAGCCGGAATCATCAGCCATAGTACGCGCTTCTCCGGCAATGCATTATAAAGTTCTGGCAAGGTGTTAGCGCCCTGGGCACCTTCATTCTTAACGCCTTCAACCAGAGTTGGGTTAATATCATAACCAACAACCGTATGGCCATGCTTTACTAAGTTACTGACGAGGTTAAACCCCATTTTGCCTAAGCCAATGAATCCAATATGCATAACAACCAATAGTTTGAGTGGTAAAATTGACGTTTTCCCCTACTCCTTTTCTACAGCTTTTAGCGGTTAATTAACCACCTATTTTCAAAATTGAGCACGTCTTTAGGTATTGTTAAAAGCTAACAAATCTGCCAGCTAAAAGGGCCGTAGATTAATCTAAAATCATAATAGATAACAACATTTTCACCCTACAACACAATTTAGCTACAAATAATAATTATATTTTCCCCCGAATAGTCCCTTGCTAACCTAATCCATTCATAATCATGCA
Coding sequences:
- a CDS encoding tetratricopeptide repeat protein; the protein is MAKKKQPSGYENPRSAASKPTPNTTPGTVRPSATRPVDTAQRAPVRPTVTKPAETPELPIERRPVAWWPPAILALLGFALYINTFGHQYALDDIAAVGQNLFVKKGLAGIPDLLRTEFWHFSNISLGYYRPLSLITFAMEQEYFKDNPNISHMINAGLYGVTGLIVGVLLQKWLTNQTITAFLIGLVFIAHPLHTEIVANIKGRDEILSFLFISLMLLSYWKHLESDSPFWFKGPVNDWPLGGILGLFSVVGGWVIGSSLMVNTLGSTAGGILGVLIMGALSGSWLGLACASLYFAFLSKESSIVSLALIPAMQYWFARRNVWQSLISLWPFLIVTALFFYQKQKMIGTLSGTPPIDWANYPYAIEKTQKSTMFKFLEYYLRLLILPHPLVYDYSYNVIPSGGKGDILTWAGFFTFIGLVWLAWKGFMKRTLWGFGIVWFFVTMAPGLGFIWFRGGIFAERFSYAAVMGFGFILVWALQKLLVRNSESSPKPILVRYAPLLGLMAVVAGLYSFKTVERNRDWENNFVLFNSALPYAPNSCQVQRHVANEWIEKGLKDRAKADSIANATNALKPKPTVEQIKKAQTLIDTNIAHANKHGRWALDHLQESTRIYPSFGEAYFSMAYVFQKITPNVDSAKYYYKQTIRAANAYAPAYNNLGVIYQGEGQTQNNRQKLELASYYYNRSMIVNPAYVDGQNNRANLLKAFGIDVKVLPDSIINKY
- the scpA gene encoding methylmalonyl-CoA mutase, with the translated sequence MRPDFNTITEQEAASREQGLPSKPNASVPYTTAEGIKLKSRFTVADVFSAGHLQYAAGIPPFLRGPYASMYVRQPWTVRQYAGFSTAEESNAFYRRNLAGGQKGLSVAFDLATHRGYDSDHPRVVGDVGKAGVAIDSVEDMKILFDQIPLDQMSVSMTMNGAVLPIMAFYIVAAEEQGVPPEKLSGTIQNDILKEFMVRNTYIYPPEPSMRIVGDIFAYTSQHMPKFNSISISGYHMHEAGAPAQLELAYTLADGLEYIRTGLRAGMSIDDFAPRLSFFWGIGMNHFMEIAKLRAGRLLWAKIVKQFEPKNSKSLALRTHCQTSGYSLTEQDPFNNVARTTIEALAAVLGGTQSLHTNSLDEAIALPTDFSARIARNTQLYLQHETDITRAVDPWGGSYYVEFLTKELVDKAWALMEEVEQLGGMTKAIETGLPKLRIEEAAARKQARIDSGKDVIVGVNRYKPETETSIDLLDIDNQAVRESQIKRLTVIKETRNTKQVEQALAALTEAAFSSLEPQPTPAPSPLLPAKNLLALAIEAARHRATLGEISDAMEKAFGRHKATIRAVSGIYSAEVSDDENFRLAREMSDRFAELDGRRPRILVAKMGQDGHDRGAKVIATSFADLGFDVDMGPLFQTPAEVARQAAENDVHIVGVSSLAAGHKTLVPQLIEELTKIGRDDIIVIAGGVIPAQDYQFLYDAGVKGVFGPGTVISVAAQKILQELMADYS
- the gnd gene encoding phosphogluconate dehydrogenase (NAD(+)-dependent, decarboxylating) — its product is MHIGFIGLGKMGFNLVSNLVKHGHTVVGYDINPTLVEGVKNEGAQGANTLPELYNALPEKRVLWLMIPAGPLIDTVIEQLLVVMQPGDVIIDGGNSHYKDSIRRHDYLKQKGIGFLDCGTSGGISGALHGACTMVGGDPDVIEPLHGVFQAISVEDGYLYTGPAGSGHFTKMVHNGIEYGMMQSIAEGFEVLEKSPFPFDFEAVAKMWSHGSVIRGWLMELTEHAFSKDPKLDAIKGRMFSSGEGKWTLETALDLGVPTPVMALALMTRYRSLQDDTFTGKVVAALRNEFGGHAVEKK
- a CDS encoding DNA/RNA non-specific endonuclease produces the protein MSAKSIQLHHPFKTIILAVSLGLLLNGCLTVRPTVSATPTVTAPLNRANNLALGNPSGASASNPNNYLISRPQYILSYSRVRGIANWVSWRLSPSWKGDAKRTTEFRPDPSLPTGWYAARPSDYTNTGFDRGHLCPSDDRDITPEDNAATFLLSNIVPQAPRHNREVWKSLEDYERQLMSNGNDVYIIAGVAGTGGIGQNGFATTLANGKLTVPASLWKILVVVPSGTDNTFQITANTRVIAVNIPNNQTAADKPWRAYLTSIDELENLTGYDFLSNVPVDIQQIIERQIDGGNS
- a CDS encoding fatty acid desaturase, producing MKLLSTIQDPTFTVGNYNRLDRFFLQFIKDERDLPFIYLTIRICLTLIPLSVLLFMPFLTGWAWWAVAALHFIFSNLGIKGPFGLMLHCTSHRQFFKTEYDWMNKFLPWILAPFFGHTPETYYSHHIGMHHPENNLEEDDSSTMTYQRDSFWSFMAYFGRFFAIGVRNLLNYLRQKNRPKLATRALTGEIIFTIVCVGLCFINWKATFLVFIFPLFIYRFIAMLGNWTQHSFVDFEDPGNAYKNSITCINVRYNKKCWNDGYHISHHVRPAMHWTEHPTFFLKTKDKYAQNQAVVFDGIDFGQVFFLLMFKKYDVLARNMVNINNAFADDQEAIALLRKRTQRIPLKTVVPAMPQVSVVAA